The Acetivibrio saccincola genome window below encodes:
- a CDS encoding tetratricopeptide repeat protein, translating to MDLVEAIVSNPQCKIFEVLSSGDEGFYSWKVEPLKEEILPEREGFYIIKAKNIITKDKVVDCYIDISMTERISDCTYFVEKDNIFCKCTHEWEGDVISAVPIACFGNYELFYSKINPKIGIDILKEGFSKSNNVFIAEDLAYILRDEGLNEEAIKYFEFSVNNGPSSEYIYSELAQLYKLENNIEKYKYYNSLFNEKSK from the coding sequence ATGGATTTAGTAGAAGCAATAGTCAGCAATCCTCAATGCAAAATCTTTGAAGTTTTAAGCAGCGGTGATGAAGGATTTTATTCATGGAAGGTGGAGCCATTAAAAGAAGAGATATTGCCGGAAAGAGAAGGATTTTACATCATAAAGGCCAAAAATATTATTACAAAGGATAAAGTTGTTGATTGCTACATTGATATTTCAATGACTGAAAGGATTAGCGACTGTACATATTTTGTTGAAAAGGATAATATATTTTGCAAATGCACTCATGAATGGGAAGGGGATGTTATTTCTGCAGTCCCCATTGCATGTTTTGGAAACTATGAATTGTTTTACTCTAAAATCAACCCTAAAATTGGCATAGATATTTTGAAAGAGGGATTTTCAAAATCAAATAATGTTTTTATTGCTGAAGATTTAGCATATATCCTCCGGGATGAAGGACTAAATGAGGAAGCCATAAAATATTTTGAATTTTCAGTAAATAACGGACCTTCTTCCGAGTATATTTATTCTGAGCTGGCACAACTATATAAATTAGAAAATAACATTGAAAAGTATAAATATTATAATTCTTTATTTAATGAGAAGTCTAAGTAG
- the trmD gene encoding tRNA (guanosine(37)-N1)-methyltransferase TrmD, with translation MRFDVLTLFPDIFHAVMKESIIGRAQEKNIIEINAINIRDFSKDKHKKVDDYPYGGGGGMVMTPQPIYDAYLSIVKDLPHKPKVIYLSPQGKVLNQKKVVELSKEKHLILLCGHYEGVDERIIEEIVDEEISIGDYVLTGGEIPAMVLIDSVSRLVPDVLPSEDAYKNESHYNGLLEYPQYTRPYEFMGRKVPDILLSGHHAKIEEWRKEQSLKRTLEKRPDLLKKRD, from the coding sequence ATGAGATTTGATGTTTTAACTCTTTTTCCGGATATATTTCATGCAGTGATGAAAGAAAGCATAATAGGAAGGGCACAGGAAAAAAACATAATTGAAATAAATGCAATAAATATAAGGGATTTTTCTAAGGACAAACATAAGAAGGTGGACGATTACCCATATGGCGGCGGGGGAGGTATGGTAATGACGCCCCAGCCCATTTATGATGCATATTTATCAATTGTAAAAGATCTTCCCCATAAGCCTAAGGTAATTTATTTGAGCCCTCAGGGGAAGGTTCTGAATCAGAAAAAAGTAGTGGAATTGTCAAAGGAAAAACACTTAATTCTTCTTTGCGGGCATTACGAAGGTGTTGATGAGAGGATTATTGAAGAAATTGTTGATGAGGAAATTTCAATAGGGGACTATGTACTAACCGGCGGAGAAATTCCTGCAATGGTACTAATAGATTCTGTAAGCAGGCTGGTTCCTGATGTACTTCCAAGTGAAGATGCATATAAAAATGAATCCCACTACAATGGGCTTCTTGAATACCCCCAATATACAAGGCCTTATGAATTTATGGGCAGGAAAGTACCTGATATTTTGCTCTCAGGACATCATGCCAAAATAGAGGAGTGGAGAAAAGAACAGTCGTTAAAAAGAACTTTAGAAAAAAGACCTGACCTTTTGAAAAAAAGAGATTAA
- a CDS encoding putative DNA-binding protein: MDDVYKMSMLLDFYGQILTERQYEIMDLHFNSDYSLGEIAQHLNISRQGVYDNIKRCKAILKDMEDKLGLINKFAVQKDKEKKILKYLEDIDKSNMKEEDISILKMVEEEIRKIIES, from the coding sequence ATGGATGATGTTTATAAAATGTCAATGCTTTTGGATTTTTACGGACAGATACTTACTGAAAGACAGTATGAGATTATGGATTTACACTTTAACAGCGACTACTCCTTAGGTGAAATAGCCCAGCACCTTAATATAAGCAGGCAGGGCGTTTATGACAATATAAAGAGGTGCAAAGCAATACTTAAAGATATGGAAGATAAGCTTGGGCTTATAAATAAATTTGCAGTACAAAAAGACAAAGAAAAAAAGATACTAAAGTATTTAGAGGATATAGATAAAAGCAATATGAAAGAAGAAGATATTTCTATTTTGAAAATGGTAGAGGAAGAAATACGGAAGATAATTGAAAGTTAA
- the rpsP gene encoding 30S ribosomal protein S16: protein MAVKIRLRRMGAKKSPFYRVVVADSRSPRDGRFIEEIGFYNPMTDPPEVKIDVEKAQKWIKNGAQPTDKVKALLKKVEEA from the coding sequence ATGGCAGTTAAAATAAGATTAAGAAGAATGGGTGCAAAAAAAAGTCCTTTCTATAGAGTTGTTGTAGCTGATTCAAGATCTCCAAGAGACGGTAGGTTTATTGAGGAAATAGGATTTTACAATCCTATGACTGACCCGCCTGAAGTTAAAATTGATGTTGAAAAGGCGCAAAAATGGATTAAAAATGGAGCACAACCTACAGATAAAGTAAAAGCCCTTTTAAAAAAGGTTGAGGAAGCTTAA
- a CDS encoding O-acetyl-ADP-ribose deacetylase: MVFDNVEDRIKVIKGDITKIETDAIVNAANNSLLGGGGVDGAIHRAGGKEILEECIKIREKQGGCRTGEAVITTAGKLKAKYVIHTVGPVWKGGENNEKELLRKCYYNSLKLAVENNVKRIAFPNISTGVYRFPKDLAAEIAINEVVNFLQKDTSITEVIFVCFDDENYKIYLDYI; this comes from the coding sequence GTGGTTTTTGATAATGTTGAAGATAGAATTAAAGTTATTAAAGGTGACATAACAAAAATAGAAACCGATGCAATAGTTAACGCCGCAAATAACAGTTTGCTTGGTGGCGGTGGTGTAGATGGTGCAATACATAGGGCAGGCGGAAAAGAAATATTGGAAGAGTGTATAAAGATAAGAGAAAAACAAGGGGGATGCAGGACAGGAGAAGCAGTTATAACAACGGCAGGTAAATTAAAAGCAAAATATGTTATACACACAGTGGGACCTGTTTGGAAAGGCGGGGAAAATAACGAAAAGGAACTTCTTAGAAAGTGCTATTACAACAGTTTAAAATTAGCTGTTGAAAATAATGTAAAAAGAATTGCTTTTCCAAACATCAGTACAGGTGTGTACAGGTTTCCAAAGGATTTAGCAGCTGAAATTGCCATTAATGAGGTTGTAAATTTCCTGCAAAAAGATACAAGTATAACAGAGGTTATATTTGTCTGCTTTGATGATGAAAATTACAAAATATATTTAGACTATATTTAA
- the ffh gene encoding signal recognition particle protein: MVFEGLSSKLQETIKKFRGKGRVTEKDVKQMMREIKLALLEADVNFKVVKDFIDKVSERAVGQDVLESLTPGQQVIKIVNEEMIDLMGSSQSKVTFSSKPPTVYMMVGLQGSGKTTTTGKLANLLRKQGKKPLLVACDVYRPAAIKQLQVVGGQLDIDVFAIENSKKPVDIAKAAVEHAISNQFDLVIIDTAGRLHIDEELMNELENIKMAVMPQEILLVVDSMTGQDAVNVAKTFNEKLGIDGIILTKLDGDTRGGAALSVKAVTGKPIKFIGTGEKLNEIEPFFPDRMASRILGMGDVLSLIEKAQEAFDEKKAMELEKKMRTQQFTLDDFLEQMQQIRKMGPLNQLLGMIPGLNANALKNVEIDEKKMVHIEAIIQSMTKEERLNPSIINGSRRKRIARGSGTTVQQVNRLLKDFENMKKMFKSMSEMTKFGKRGKKGFGKFRMPF, from the coding sequence ATGGTTTTTGAAGGGTTATCCAGTAAGCTTCAGGAGACTATAAAGAAGTTTAGGGGAAAAGGAAGAGTTACAGAAAAAGATGTAAAACAAATGATGCGTGAAATAAAGCTTGCTCTTTTAGAGGCTGACGTTAACTTTAAAGTGGTAAAGGACTTTATTGACAAGGTTTCTGAAAGGGCTGTTGGTCAGGATGTTTTAGAAAGCCTGACTCCAGGACAGCAGGTTATAAAAATAGTAAATGAAGAAATGATTGACCTTATGGGCTCAAGCCAGAGTAAGGTAACTTTTTCTTCTAAGCCGCCAACTGTATATATGATGGTAGGGCTTCAGGGTTCTGGTAAAACAACCACCACCGGAAAGCTTGCCAATCTTTTAAGAAAACAGGGGAAAAAACCCCTACTGGTGGCATGTGACGTTTACAGACCTGCGGCTATAAAGCAGCTCCAGGTTGTTGGAGGCCAGCTTGATATTGATGTTTTTGCGATAGAAAACAGCAAAAAACCTGTTGATATAGCAAAGGCAGCTGTTGAACATGCCATTTCAAACCAGTTTGATTTAGTCATAATAGATACTGCCGGAAGGCTTCACATAGATGAAGAGCTTATGAATGAGTTAGAAAACATAAAGATGGCGGTAATGCCCCAGGAAATCCTGCTTGTTGTAGACTCTATGACAGGTCAGGATGCTGTTAATGTGGCAAAAACCTTTAATGAAAAATTAGGAATAGATGGAATCATACTTACTAAACTTGATGGCGACACAAGAGGCGGTGCTGCTCTATCTGTAAAAGCAGTTACCGGAAAGCCTATAAAGTTTATAGGTACCGGGGAAAAACTAAATGAAATAGAACCGTTTTTCCCTGACAGGATGGCATCTAGAATCCTTGGGATGGGGGATGTTTTAAGTCTCATTGAAAAAGCCCAGGAAGCGTTTGATGAGAAAAAGGCCATGGAATTAGAGAAAAAAATGCGCACACAGCAGTTTACATTGGATGATTTCCTAGAGCAAATGCAGCAGATTAGAAAAATGGGACCTTTAAATCAATTGTTAGGAATGATTCCGGGTCTTAACGCCAATGCACTTAAAAATGTAGAAATTGATGAAAAAAAGATGGTTCATATTGAAGCTATAATACAGTCAATGACCAAAGAGGAAAGATTAAACCCATCAATTATAAACGGCAGCAGGAGAAAGAGGATTGCCAGGGGCAGCGGCACTACAGTACAGCAGGTTAACAGGCTTTTAAAAGATTTTGAAAACATGAAAAAAATGTTCAAATCCATGTCTGAAATGACTAAATTTGGCAAACGTGGCAAAAAGGGATTTGGAAAATTCCGAATGCCATTTTAA
- a CDS encoding KH domain-containing protein produces the protein MKELLETLAKALVDNPDEVSVNEVEGEKSVILELKVAKDDMGKVIGKQGRIAKAIRTVMKAAAVKEDKRVSVEILQ, from the coding sequence ATGAAAGAACTTCTCGAAACACTTGCTAAAGCATTAGTAGATAACCCAGATGAAGTATCTGTTAATGAAGTAGAGGGTGAAAAATCCGTTATACTTGAGTTAAAAGTAGCAAAAGATGATATGGGTAAAGTAATAGGCAAACAGGGCAGAATAGCAAAAGCGATAAGGACTGTTATGAAAGCTGCCGCTGTAAAAGAAGACAAAAGAGTGTCTGTAGAAATACTACAGTAA
- the rimM gene encoding ribosome maturation factor RimM (Essential for efficient processing of 16S rRNA), with translation MIKFLQIGKIVNTHGIRGELKIIPLTDDPKRFDKLKQAYISPDISGNMEKYNVEKVRYHKNFVYIKFKEITNINDAEKFKNSYVIIDRKDAVDLPEDSFFICDLIGMDVYEESGEVVGKLKDVLKTGSNDVYIVKRKKGKDILIPALKSVVKDVSIENKKMVVSLPEGLVDDEI, from the coding sequence ATGATAAAATTCTTGCAAATAGGAAAAATTGTAAATACCCATGGTATAAGAGGGGAACTTAAAATTATACCCTTAACTGACGATCCAAAAAGATTTGATAAATTAAAACAGGCGTATATTTCTCCTGATATATCAGGGAATATGGAAAAATACAATGTGGAAAAAGTAAGGTATCATAAGAATTTTGTGTATATAAAATTTAAAGAAATAACCAATATAAATGATGCAGAAAAGTTTAAAAATTCATATGTGATAATTGATAGAAAAGATGCTGTAGACCTTCCTGAAGATTCCTTTTTTATATGTGATTTAATAGGAATGGATGTGTATGAGGAATCAGGGGAGGTTGTTGGAAAATTAAAAGATGTCCTCAAGACAGGCAGCAATGATGTTTATATTGTAAAGAGGAAAAAAGGAAAAGATATACTGATACCTGCATTAAAGTCGGTTGTTAAAGATGTTTCAATTGAAAATAAAAAGATGGTGGTAAGTTTACCTGAAGGGCTGGTGGACGATGAGATTTGA
- a CDS encoding HAD family hydrolase, giving the protein MKISFDLDDTLILTDKDAVYEKPVKHFKAFFFKEKLREGIRELCKELKYLGYKICVYTTSERSIRYIKSLFDVYGIKLHSVINLQVHMKVVQGNRKEIMPSKVPSRFGIDLHIVNFQIKLDNIFKLF; this is encoded by the coding sequence ATGAAAATTTCCTTTGATTTGGATGATACGTTAATATTGACAGATAAAGACGCAGTATATGAAAAGCCTGTTAAACATTTCAAGGCTTTTTTCTTTAAAGAAAAGCTTCGGGAAGGAATAAGAGAATTATGTAAAGAATTGAAATATTTGGGGTATAAAATTTGTGTTTACACAACTTCCGAAAGAAGTATCAGATATATTAAAAGCCTTTTTGATGTTTACGGTATAAAGCTACATAGTGTAATAAACCTTCAGGTTCACATGAAAGTTGTCCAGGGAAACAGAAAAGAAATTATGCCGTCAAAGGTTCCTTCAAGGTTTGGGATAGATTTACATATTGTAAATTTTCAAATTAAATTAGATAATATTTTCAAATTATTTTAG